One genomic segment of Procambarus clarkii isolate CNS0578487 chromosome 34, FALCON_Pclarkii_2.0, whole genome shotgun sequence includes these proteins:
- the LOC123762045 gene encoding uncharacterized protein — MNTCESDRLSWTGHSLVLANSLYHLYAQSSLLDVRLVCDEAHIYAHKAVLAAGSRFFLERLQSLGSGMVELQMSTANLGLLISPSDLRAVVEYMYCGELLVPHHRLPHVLALVRSLQVFGFQTDAGGYITGAEPQYIAHTEMNYASLDVPGVMEIPIDSSHMQLERTEDSSSGLGDNTSLPLITIKPLEQSILQDPPKYSEPLKIDTNISTLCSSNNMSFSELCTAQGTDGDAFAIQCNQMKNNVPSIFESSVLEETISVLKNRPPECGEVYSKPNSDVVYTRTVLNYRGEPDVIIEGGKTMNTQLDDLDKEECNARLDPRQSNTCVLEGDTDDAYNTVMLLEALAAEAPSPSVVDVDSILLTDEAKMAISPRWLRSRRSLRATADSRVRLKVKDSIGGVSLQDTSQRLSAVSSSLPSVSPEDDATIRDNKENWMMVLPDTRTSVIPHIPSANTLYSQASIADTSLLPQISNEDPVHVQTSLANSSFLNRAIASNTGPLIPSPMPMATSLLAQSSCANGISMFTHPTASNSNPLLVQPSLSNPNPLLTQSNISFTPFLQPSVLSAAVVNQSDFSHIHHTLSTLPIQAVSAQSIDSETTTAYTSNISYSQSTSPVFPESSSSPSHILTQTSSVPTHIQSPVSTSSPLSESSVSILTPVTQSDRSITPSTLSHSSVSLVSQLMQSTGSSVSSSSVSDSFALQSSISNSILSQSSTSTPALSVASPPTASLLSQSSSNPQVIESFNTSTPSYPAVVSSPVACLSGVTNVNCSLTDTTFPLASSSSSFASSSPVVSWPNSLYLSHTTTSLTDSPIVSLSPSSRSCRNTNTVISTTTPLALDGTLPVTSRATSSPSLNIPRSVGTVNKTKCLATTLTTSTTTSTTAFSSNDGKFTTSPSSTAPTSPCLVSEDGDGSSEEEDAHQCSQCPRAFKNLDKLTLHLWNEHEIGTLAKCQLCEYSSPLHSSLVEHATSHITKDCNTCAVCNKKFKTRSTMKIHLRVHRGEEVMYKCESCPVMYSQKFNLTKHLASKHQRDANGRPLTQSLSCPYCAFTTLADYKLKAHIVRRHTVDKPFKCNECSYAATEKTALAKHIRTHTRERPYICETCGFHALTLSSLGRHRRSHTGEKPFECEQCGQQYADSKRLRDHMYKHNNVKPYMCHMCGYTCRRKDNLQTHLHNIHKIEDHKGNDAARSHAPALPRSGKAKRVKAGSSVESTCDPLRITPEVIDQTSNHGTCLDDVKVKMGPEVSKLQVWSEHSYDNRNPTQNSDGGSVMLGSTAAVVGCGELDPGGRELMVSHTSFTTTLAAPTLQSPGCMAIGGTGPALQLGYLLPMTAPTDPTIALTSSTDGVILVSQPQVPHTSKPFL; from the exons ATGAATACATGTGAAAGTGACCGCCTCTCGTGGACAGGCCATAGCCTCGTGCTGGCAAATAGCTTGTATCATTTGTATGCACAGTCGAGCCTGCTGGATGTGAGGCTTGTGTGTGACGAGGCACACATTTATGCACATAAGGCTGTCTTAGCTGCTGGAAGCCGGTTCTTTCTGGAGCGCTTGCAGTCACTGGGATCAGGAATGGTTGAGCTACAAATGTCCACTGCAAACCTTGGCCTGCTTATTTCTCCAA GTGATTTGCGGGCAGTGGTAGAGTATATGTACTGCGGGGAGCTCTTGGTTCCTCACCACCGTTTGCCACATGTTTTGGCCCTAGTACGATCTCTCCAAGTTTTTGGGTTCCAGACTGATGCAGGAGGATATATTACGGGAGCAGAGCCCCAATATATAGCACACACTGAGATGAATTATGCCTCTTTAGATGTCCCAGGTGTAATGGAAATACCCATAGATAGTTCACACATGCAGTTAGAAAGAACTGAAGATAGTAGCAGTGGTCTTGGTGACAACACATCCCTTCCACTAATAACCATTAAACCCCTTGAACAAAGCATACTTCAGGATCCTCCTAAATATTCTGAGCCACTTAAAATAGATACCAATATTAGTACACTGTGTTCTTCAAATAATATGTCATTTAGTGAATTATGCACTGCACAAGGAACGGATGGAGATGCATTTGCTATTCAATGTAATCAGATGAAGAATAATGTTCCTTCAATATTTGAAAGCTCGGTGTTAGAAGAAACTATTTCAGTTTTAAAGAATAGACCTCCAGAGTGTGGAGAGGTGTACAGCAAACCTAACAGTGATGTTGTGTACACACGAACTGTTCTCAATTATAGGGGGGAACCTGATGTTATTATTGAAGGTGGAAAAACAATGAATACACAATTAGATGATCTTGATAAAGAGGAGTGTAATGCTCGGCTTGACCCTCGACAGTCCAATACCTGCGTCCTTGAAGGAGATACGGATGATGCCTACAACACTGTCATGTTATTGGAAGCTCTGGCAGCAGAAG CCCCCAGCCCATCAGTGGTAGATGTGGATAGCATTCTCTTGACCgatgaagcaaaaatggccattaGTCCCAGGTGGCTGCGATCTCGGAGGTCCCTGAGGGCAACTGCAGATTCTCGAGTTAGATTAAAAGTGAAGGACAGCATTGGTGGTGTCTCGCTGCAGGACACATCTCAGAGACTGTCGGCAGTTTCCTCATCTCTTCCCTCAGTCAG CCCAGAAGATGACGCAACCATCAGGGACAACAAGGAGAATTGGATGATGGTCTTACCTGATACTCGTACATCTGTGATTCCCCATATACCCAGTGCCAATACACTTTACTCACAAGCATCTATTGCTGACACTTCCTTATTGCCTCAGATTTCAAATGAAGATCCTGTACATGTACAGACGTCTCTGGCTAACTCTTCCTTTTTAAACCGGGCCATAGCATCTAATACAGGTCCACTTATACCCTCCCCGATGCCTATGGCCACTTCTCTTTTAGCACAATCATCTTGTGCAAATGGTATATCTATGTTTACGCACCCCACAGCCTCCAACAGTAATCCATTATTAGTGCAACCTTCTCTTTCTAATCCAAATCCGTTGCTTACACAATCAAATATCTCTTTCACTCCATTTCTTCAGCCCTCTGTTTTGTCAGCAGCTGTTGTAAATCAATCTGATTTCTCACATATTCACCATACTCTGTCTACTCTTCCTATACAAGCTGTCTCTGCTCAGTCTATAGATTCTGAAACTACTACTGCTTATACTTCAAATATTTCTTATTCCCAGTCTACCAGCCCAGTTTTTCCAGAGTCGTCTTCCTCTCCATCACATATCTTGACTCAAACATCCTCTGTTCCCACTCATATACAATCTCCAGTGTCCACTTCATCCCCTCTAAGTGAGTCTTCTGTCTCAATCTTGACCCCTGTTACCCAATCAGATAGATCTATTACCCCCTCTACTCTATCACATTCATCAGTAAGCTTGGTTTCCCAACTCATGCAGTCAACTGGATCTTCTGTTTCCAGCTCCAGTGTTTCAGATTCATTTGCTCTACAGTCTTCCATTTCCAACAGCATTCTTAGCCAGTCATCCACATCCACTCCAGCATTGTCAGTAGCCTCACCTCCCACAGCTTCTTTACTCTCACAGTCATCTTCCAACCCACAGGTAATAGAGTCTTTTAATACTTCAACTCCTTCCTATCCTGCAGTTGTATCATCTCCAGTTGCCTGCCTATCTGGTGTGACAAATGTCAACTGTTCCTTAACAGATACAACTTTCCcacttgcctcctcctcctcttcatttGCAAGTTCTTCACCAGTTGTATCTTGGCCTAATTCACTCTATTTATCCCACACAACAACCTCTTTAACAGACTCACCAATTGTTTCTCTTTCTCCTTCATCAAGATCTTGCAGAAACACAAACACAGTAATATCAACTACTACACCTTTGGCACTAGATGGCACTCTGCCTGTGACCTCAAGAGCTACCTCAAGTCCATCTCTTAATATTCCTCGCTCTGTAGGCACTGTAAATAAAACAAAATGCCTTGCCACCACCCTTACTACTTCCACCACTACTAGTACCACTGCGTTCTCTTCAAATGATGGCAAATTTACTACAAGTCCTTCAAGCACTGCTCCAACAAGTCCCTGTTTAGTGTCCGAGGATGGTGATGGCAGCAGCGAGGAAGAGGATgcccaccagtgttcacagtgccCTAGAGCATTTAAGAATTTAGATAAACTTACTCTTCATCTGTGGAATGAACATGAAATTGGTACTTTAGCTAAAT GTCAGCTGTGTGAATACAGCAGTCCTCTACACAGCTCCTTGGTGGAACATGCAACTTCTCATATCACCAAAGACTGTAATACATGCGCTGTGTGCAACAAAAAGTTCAAGACTCGTTCCACAATGAAAATCCATCTACGCGTGCATCGTGGAGAGGAGGTCATGTACAAG TGTGAATCCTGCCCTGTGATGTACAGCCAGAAATTCAACCTGACCAAACACTTGGCATCAAAACACCAACGTGATGCAAATGGTCGGCCTCTTACACAATCACTCTCGTGCCCTTATTGTGCCTTCACTACCCTTGCTGATTACAAGCTTAAGGCACATATT GTGCGCCGTCATACTGTGGACAAGCCTTTCAAGTGTAATGAATGTTCATATGCAGCAACAGAAAAGACAGCCCTGGCTAAACATATAAGGACGCACACTAGAGAACGGCCATATATTTGTGAAACTTGTGGATTCCA TGCGCTAACCCTAAGTAGTCTTGGGCGTCATCGTCGAAGTCACACTGGAGAGAAGCCATTCGAATGTGAACAGTGTGGTCAACAATATGCTGATAGTAAACGTTTGCGTGATCATATGTATAAACACAACAATGTTAAACCATAcatgtgtcacatgtgtggttaCACGTGCAGACGGAAAGACAATCTGCAG ACTCATCTTCACAATATCCACAAGATAGAAGACCATAAAGGTAATGACGCTGCAAGATCACATGCCCCTGCACTACCTCGATCTG GCAAAGCCAAAAGGGTGAAAGCAGGATCATCTGTGGAATCAACTTGTGATCCACTCAGAATCACACCAGAGGTGATTGATCAGACCTCTAACCATGGTACCTGCTTAGATGATGTCAAAGTCAAAATGGGACCTGAAGTATCTAAATTACAG GTATGGTCAGAACACAGCTATGACAACCGTAACCCGACGCAGAATAGTGATGGTGGATCTGTGATGCTTGGCAGTACTGCAGCAGTTGTAGGATGTGGTGAATTAGATCCTGGAGGAAGAGAACTGATGGTATCTCACACATCTTTTACAACTACACTTGCTGCACCAACACTTCAGA GTCCTGGGTGTATGGCCATTGGTGGAACTGGACCAGCATTACAGCTTGGATACCTGCTACCCATGACTGCCCCAACAGATCCCACCATAGCCTTGACCTCCTCTACTGATGGAGTGATATTGGTTAGTCAGCCGCAAGTCCCTCACACATCAAAGCCATTTCTCTGA